Below is a window of Fibrobacter sp. UWB10 DNA.
CCAGATTGATACCCTTCAAAATTTGGGTTCCGTCTTCGATACTAGCTTTCAGGTTCTTGATGGACAGCATAATTCCTCCGGCGCTATTGCGCTAGAACATTTTTTTACGGCTCAAATTTAGAAAAACTTGCGGCCTGTGTCTTATCAATTTTTTTTATAATCAGATGAACAGATTACCCGAAGTCATCAAAGTCATTGCCCATGTTGTCGTCACCGCCGTAAGAATATTCTTCGTCGTCTTCGGGCGGCGGGGGCTCAAAGCCCTCGGGCGGTTCGTCGGTTGGCATTTGCTCTTCGGAATAATTTTCAGGCGCAAATTCAGCAGGGGGTTGCGGCACATTTTCTGCAAATGTAGGGGCACTCGGTTGCGAGTACTGCGGTGCAGGGGCTGCTTGGACAGGTGCAGTCTGAACCGGTGCGGGCGTTGCCTGAATGGAGGTCGGTGTAATCACGGTTGGTGCCGCAGGCATCGGGGCGCCCTGAATCACCGACTGGAACAGTATCAGCTGAGTCTTGCTGCGTACCACTTGATCGGCGAAGGCGTCAATCGTAATCTTTTCGGCGTTGAACAGGGCGTTCAACTTTTGCATGCCCTGCGTAAACTTGGACATCTGCATGCGCGTTTCAACCGCTTCGTTGCTGGTCAGCGGAATCATGTGCTTTTGTCTGTCGCAAAGCTTGGTCGAAAATACGGTTAGCGTCTGGTAAAATTCGATGATTTCTTGCGGAGTCTTCCACTTTTCTTCGGGCAAGCCTTCCAAAAAGAGCCTGAGCGTGGGCGATACATTTTCGTACATTAGCTGCGGCGAAACTGCGCCAGTTTCGGCGTAAAGCGCAATGGCTGAATTCACGAATTCTTCGACCACCGGAGATTCAAACATGCGGACTCCGCTTGCGGCCCAGTCCATGTCAAAGTATTCCAGCGCGCGGTCCATCAGCGTCGGGTTTCGAAGCACCAAGTTCGCAAAACGGATTTCCATGGGCGGAATGCTTGCCCAGTCAAGCGATGCGGCCTGCTCTAGTTGCGGAATCACTTCAGGTGCGCCGGGGGCGGCGTTTACTGCCATCGGTCGGCGTTCTTCGGGGCCTTTTTGCGGCTTCAAGCTTTTTACTTGAGCCAAGGAACGGCTCGTATTGAATCGTTCCGCAATCAGCTTCACATACTGGTTTTGAAGTTCGCGGTCGGTAATGCTTTTTACAAGCGACTTGGTGTAAGTCACAAAGCGGGCGCGTTCTTCGGGGCTTTGCATGTCGTGCTGGCGAGCCAAATAAGAAAGCCAGTCTTCGGAATCTCGCAAAGCGGCGCGGAATGCGTCGGCACCGCGTTCGTTCACAAAGTTGTCGGGGTCAATCTTGGTGCCATCGGGGCGCGAAAGCGCAAACACTCGAGGTGCAATTCCCTTGGGCAAGACAATTTCCAAACTTCTGAGGGTAGCCTTCTGGCCGGCAGCGTCACCGTCGAATACCAGGTAGGCGGTGTTGGCGTATCGGGCAAGAATGCTCGCGTGTGTTTCGGTCAAAGCCGTTCCCGAGGCTGCCACCACGTTCGTGACGCCGCCTTGATACAGGCTAATCATGTCGAAGTAGCCTTCTACGATAATCACCGCATTTTCTTTTGCAATGCTTTGACGGCTCTGGTGCAAACCGAATAGAATATCGCTCTTGTGGTACAGCGCCGATTCCGGGCTGTTCATGTACTTGGCGTGGCTCTTTCCGGAGAGGTCGCGGCCACCGAAGGCGACAATCACGCCCGAAAGGTTCTGAATTGCAATCATTAAGCGATCGCGGAACTTATCCGAGATTCCGCCATTTTCTTTTTCGACAGCGAGCCCCGCCTTAACGCAGTCCAGCGGCGAAAAACCATTCTTGACCGCATACCCGATAAAGCCTTCGCGACCTTCCGGTGCGTAACCGATGTGGAATAGCTTGCGGGTTTCGTCGGTAATGTGGCGGCTGGCAAGATACTGGAGTGCCTTGGGAGAAAGGGCGAGTTGCTGCTCGAACCATTGGCAGGCAAGTTCGTTCAGCCTGCGGACCATGGCGCGTTCTTCAGTCTTTTCGCTGTCTTCGGGGGCGCCTAGCTGGGGGAGTGCAAAACCGGTAAAGTTTGCGACCCATTCCACGGCCCCCTTAAAATCCATTTTTTCGTGTTCTTGCACGAATTTGAAAACGTCACCGCCTGCTCCACAAGCAAAGCATTTATAAATTCCCAAGCTTGGGTTGACGTTCATGGAAGGACTTCTGTCATCATGAAAGGGGCAGACACCCAAGTAGCGGCCATTTCCGGAACGTTTCAGCGGAACAAAATTCTCAATGACCAACGCAATATCTGCGTGGGCTTTGAGTTGCTGAATGATTTCGTTAGAATAGAACGCCACGCCCCAAATTTAGCAAGAAAACGCCGTCAAAATTTTGACAGAAACATAAAAAAAGAATCCGTTCTTGAAGAACCGGATTCTTTTTTAGTAGCGGGGGCAGGACTTGAACGCTGCGACCTTCGGGTTATGAGCCCGACGAGCTACCAACTGCTCCACCCCGCGTCGAGGTTGCACCATATATAGTAAATTTTTATAGCCCTGTCAAGGGTTTTTTACACGAATTTTTTCAGAATATGCTTGCTAGCGACGAAATAATCAATACCGCTAATAATGGTAATTGCGGTTATGACGCCCATCACAGCTTGCGGGAAAATTGCCCAGAATGATTGATAATTGGGGATAATTGCTTCCATCGGATCGAGGGCACCAAGCAAAATGGCGACAATACCGATACCCTGGAGAGCCGTTTTCCATTTGCCACTACGGCGAGCCGGCATAATCAAACCTTCGCTTGCGGCAAGCGTACGGAGAGTTTCGACGCTCGATTCGCGGAAGTAAATGAGGGCTACCATCCACACCGGAGCATACCCTGTAGCGATAAAGCACATGAATATTGTCATGTTCGAAATCTTGTCGCTGAACGGGTCCAAGTACTTGCCGAGTGTGCTCACTTCACCGAGTTTGCGGGCGAGGTAGCCATCTAAAAAGTCGGTCAGCATAAAGCCAAGCACCATCACCAACGAAAGGCTCTTGAAAACGAGGCTGTTGTTGCTGTAATCCAAATCGTTATCGTAGAAGAAAACCCACAAGAAGAACGGGGTCAACACAATGCGGCTCATGGTCAGCTGGCTTGCAATCGAAAGCGGCTTACGGTGAGCAGGATCGCGGTAATACCAATAGGCATATGCAACAGTCGAGGCGATAATCAAGAGAATTGAGGTTACCATGCAAATTTGTTGGTAATCTTCGAGGTTCAGCAGGTACACGCCCATCGTTACCGTAATCGCAATGTTTGACAATTTGCTCCAGCGACGCTTGCGGGGGAGAGACTTTCCTTCGCGAAGAACGCCGAGGCTAAAGAGTGTGTGGGCGACAAGGCGGGCAAGCAAGAATACGCAACCGACGGCGAGCAATTTTTCGGTTTGATCGTTTTGGAGCAAGTCGCGCACGAAAATGCTGGTCATCACCACGAACGAAAGAAAACCGTCAACCACGTTCAGCCAAAGTCTATAATAGGGCTTTTCAATTTCTTGCGAACGCAGTTGGTACAAATTAACCCAGCCCATAATCAGGGCGATTGCTACTAGGGCGGTGGCGGTCTTGGCCATGCCCATCCAGATAAAGACGATGACGGCTATGAAAACCATCGCGCGCATAACGCTCCAAATGCGTGTGCGAAGTCTAATATCGGATGTCTGTTCTTGTGTCATTTAAAGCCTCTGTCAAACTTCTAAAAGTTGTCTTGCATGTTCGCGAATCGTGTCAGATTCGCCGCCGAGCATGCGAGAAAGTTCCTTGATGCGTCCATCGTGGTCGAGTTCAACCACATGCGTGTAGGTGCGGCCATCGATTTCTTCTTTGCTGACCGCGAGTTGGTTCTTGGCGCGGCTTGCCACCTGGTGCAAGTGCGTAATCGTGAGCACTTGGTGGTGCTGGCCTAAATTCTTTAATGCTTCGCCGATGCTGTTGCCGACTTCGCCGCTGATTCCAGAATCCACTTCGTCGAAAATCAAGAGGGGCACGCGGTCGAGGTCGGCCATCACGCTCTTGATCGAAAGCAGGACGCGAGACAGTTCGCCGCCCGAAACCGCTTTTTGCAGGCTCTTGAATCCTTCGCCGGGGTTTGGGGCGAGCGTAAATTCAATCTTGTCGGCACCGTTCGGCGACAAAGCCTGCATGGTAATCGATGTTGCAAAAATCGCCTTCGGCATGCCGAGTGTATTCAGAATGTCGCTAACGGCCTTGTCGTAACGGGCTGCTGCATTCTGGCGAGAAGTCGTCAGCTTGAGGGCGGTTGCCTGCAGTGCTTCGAGTGCCTTCTTGGATTGCCTGGAAAGTTCTTCCAAATCGGCGTCCAAGTTCTCGAGGCTCGAAAGTTCTTCTTTGCGTTGTGCGGTCAAGGCAATCAGGCCCGCAACATCGGTGCGGTACTTGCGCTTGAGTTTCTGAATTTGGGCAATGCGGGCATTGGCGCGGTCAATGTCGGCGGCACTCATGGCTGCCGAAGGGTGCAACCTCAACAAGTCTTTGCAAACACTTTCGTACGGGTCAGTCACTTCTTCAAGCGACTTCAGATAATCTTCGTAGTCCGGGAGTTTTGCGGCAAGCGAACGCATCTTGGCTTGCAAAATCTGCACTTGGTCCAAAAGTCCGTTTTCGCCACCGAGCATTCCCTGAATGTCGTTCAAGTAGCGGGTTTCGGCTTCTTGCTTGCTTGCGCTGTTCACCTTTTCTTCGAGGGCTTCTTCTTCGCCTTCTTTCAGGGCTGCTTTTGAAAGCTCATCGAATTGGAACTTCAAAAAGTCCTTTTGGGCTGCCAAGTTTTTCGCGCGTTCTTCGGTTGCCTTGATTTCGTCTTGAATCTTGTTCCAGGTGGCCCATTCGCTTGTGTATTCGGCAAGCAGTTCGCCGTTTCCGGCAAAGTCATCGAGCATCTGCGTATGGGTGCGAATGTCGCGCAGCAAGAGCTGTTCGCTCTGACCGTGCATCTGGATTAATTCTTCGCCCAGGCGCTGCAAATCGGGGAGGGCCACTACGGCTCCGTTCACACGGGCGCGGCTCTTGCCGTTTTCCTGAATTTCGCGGCGGATAATCAGTTCGTCGTCGCTGTCGAGCTCCAGTTCTTCAAGGACTTTCTTGACCTGCGGCTCGTTTGCAATGTCGAATGTGGCTTCGACAACAGCCTTTTCTTCGCCGGTACGCACCATAGTCGATTGCGCTTTGTCGCCGCATACAATGCGGAGCGCCTTTAAAAGCACCGATTTTCCGGCACCGGTTTCGCCGGTAATCGCAGTAAAACCATCGCGGAACGGAACTTCCGCTTGAGCAATCAAAGTAAATCCACTAATCGACAGGTGCTTTAACATACGGCAAATAAATTAGCAATTTAGCTTGACACTAAGTGTCATTTTTCGAATTCAACAACGCTTCGGTAGATGGGGCGACCTTCCTTGCGGTACTTCTTTTCGAAGCCGGTCATAATGCCTTCGGTAGGTTCTGCGGTGTTTCGTTCCAGAATTTTGCAACCCTTAAAGTTGTCGAAAACTTCGAGCGCAACTTCGTTGTATTCCTGGTGGTCGGTTCCCCAGTAGAAAATGCGCTTGCCGGGCTTTAACACGCGGGCGACTTCTACCAAAAAGTCCGGGCGCAAAAGGCGGTTCTTGTGGTGGCGTTCTTTCGGCCACGGGTCCGGGAAATACATGTGGAATGCATCTACCGTGTTGTCTTTCACGCAGTCACGCAAAAAGAAGAACACGTCGCCGCGGAGCATGGTGGCGTTGGCGAGGGCTCCTGCCTTGTCCATCTTACGCTGTGCAAACTTGGCCCAAGTGTAGTCCCATTCGCTGCCCATGATAACGGTATCCGGGTGCTTGGGAGCATATTCCGAAAGGAATCCGCCCTTGCCGCTTCCGATTTCGACTTCCACGCGGTCGCCCATATTCGGGAACATGTCTTTCCAGTTAAAGTCCAGCTTGTGGGGGAGTCCATCAGGCGTTGCAATCGGCTTACGGTCGCCGTGCGTGCGGAACACGTA
It encodes the following:
- the dnaG gene encoding DNA primase, whose protein sequence is MAFYSNEIIQQLKAHADIALVIENFVPLKRSGNGRYLGVCPFHDDRSPSMNVNPSLGIYKCFACGAGGDVFKFVQEHEKMDFKGAVEWVANFTGFALPQLGAPEDSEKTEERAMVRRLNELACQWFEQQLALSPKALQYLASRHITDETRKLFHIGYAPEGREGFIGYAVKNGFSPLDCVKAGLAVEKENGGISDKFRDRLMIAIQNLSGVIVAFGGRDLSGKSHAKYMNSPESALYHKSDILFGLHQSRQSIAKENAVIIVEGYFDMISLYQGGVTNVVAASGTALTETHASILARYANTAYLVFDGDAAGQKATLRSLEIVLPKGIAPRVFALSRPDGTKIDPDNFVNERGADAFRAALRDSEDWLSYLARQHDMQSPEERARFVTYTKSLVKSITDRELQNQYVKLIAERFNTSRSLAQVKSLKPQKGPEERRPMAVNAAPGAPEVIPQLEQAASLDWASIPPMEIRFANLVLRNPTLMDRALEYFDMDWAASGVRMFESPVVEEFVNSAIALYAETGAVSPQLMYENVSPTLRLFLEGLPEEKWKTPQEIIEFYQTLTVFSTKLCDRQKHMIPLTSNEAVETRMQMSKFTQGMQKLNALFNAEKITIDAFADQVVRSKTQLILFQSVIQGAPMPAAPTVITPTSIQATPAPVQTAPVQAAPAPQYSQPSAPTFAENVPQPPAEFAPENYSEEQMPTDEPPEGFEPPPPEDDEEYSYGGDDNMGNDFDDFG
- the pgsA gene encoding CDP-diacylglycerol--glycerol-3-phosphate 3-phosphatidyltransferase, which gives rise to MTQEQTSDIRLRTRIWSVMRAMVFIAVIVFIWMGMAKTATALVAIALIMGWVNLYQLRSQEIEKPYYRLWLNVVDGFLSFVVMTSIFVRDLLQNDQTEKLLAVGCVFLLARLVAHTLFSLGVLREGKSLPRKRRWSKLSNIAITVTMGVYLLNLEDYQQICMVTSILLIIASTVAYAYWYYRDPAHRKPLSIASQLTMSRIVLTPFFLWVFFYDNDLDYSNNSLVFKSLSLVMVLGFMLTDFLDGYLARKLGEVSTLGKYLDPFSDKISNMTIFMCFIATGYAPVWMVALIYFRESSVETLRTLAASEGLIMPARRSGKWKTALQGIGIVAILLGALDPMEAIIPNYQSFWAIFPQAVMGVITAITIISGIDYFVASKHILKKFV
- the recN gene encoding DNA repair protein RecN; protein product: MLKHLSISGFTLIAQAEVPFRDGFTAITGETGAGKSVLLKALRIVCGDKAQSTMVRTGEEKAVVEATFDIANEPQVKKVLEELELDSDDELIIRREIQENGKSRARVNGAVVALPDLQRLGEELIQMHGQSEQLLLRDIRTHTQMLDDFAGNGELLAEYTSEWATWNKIQDEIKATEERAKNLAAQKDFLKFQFDELSKAALKEGEEEALEEKVNSASKQEAETRYLNDIQGMLGGENGLLDQVQILQAKMRSLAAKLPDYEDYLKSLEEVTDPYESVCKDLLRLHPSAAMSAADIDRANARIAQIQKLKRKYRTDVAGLIALTAQRKEELSSLENLDADLEELSRQSKKALEALQATALKLTTSRQNAAARYDKAVSDILNTLGMPKAIFATSITMQALSPNGADKIEFTLAPNPGEGFKSLQKAVSGGELSRVLLSIKSVMADLDRVPLLIFDEVDSGISGEVGNSIGEALKNLGQHHQVLTITHLHQVASRAKNQLAVSKEEIDGRTYTHVVELDHDGRIKELSRMLGGESDTIREHARQLLEV
- a CDS encoding tRNA (guanine-N7)-methyltransferase, whose product is MANEEVLNESEEKVEKDVVIPEFYRDLKEDPESKGLWHYVFRTHGDRKPIATPDGLPHKLDFNWKDMFPNMGDRVEVEIGSGKGGFLSEYAPKHPDTVIMGSEWDYTWAKFAQRKMDKAGALANATMLRGDVFFFLRDCVKDNTVDAFHMYFPDPWPKERHHKNRLLRPDFLVEVARVLKPGKRIFYWGTDHQEYNEVALEVFDNFKGCKILERNTAEPTEGIMTGFEKKYRKEGRPIYRSVVEFEK